The Anopheles maculipalpis chromosome 3RL, idAnoMacuDA_375_x, whole genome shotgun sequence genomic sequence TTTCCAACGGCAACCGCCGTCGTAGCCATGTCGAGCACAAACCCATCCCCATCCTTACCCGGTGCACCGACCGAAATTGGGTTCGTACCAAGGGCGGCCTCCTTGCTACGGGTCGGACTAGCCAGCGGTGACGTGTTTGTCATCGACATTCCGATACATCCTGCGTTCATGGCACGCAGCGTATACCAACCGGCAATACCGTAATGGTTCGAACCTAATGAAATGGcgagcaaaaatgaaaatttaaatcatccAATCAAACACGTGGAACGTGTAACACACTTACGCTTCGCACAAACCCATCCCACACCAACCTCCTTCGCCTTCCGGATGGCCAAATCCATGCAGAAGTTACCGACCACCGCACCGAGCCCGTTGTTCCCGTCCACCCAAGCGGTGGCAGGCGTTTCGTTCAGCACGGTCGGTACCGCCTCACCGCTGCAAGCGTTCTTGTGCAGATCATTAATGTACATCTCGAGCCGGTTCATACCGTGGCTAAAGTGTCCTCGGTAGTCCGCCTCCACCAGCAGATCGGCTTGCTGTTTGGCGTGGGCCAGCGGTGTTTTTGCCcgcaccaaacagtccaccaTGAAGCGGCGCGCTTCGTCGACGGCCACCAACCCTTGCTTTGCGGCGGCGCTGGAACTCATCGTGCGGCGTTGCGATTGATCTGAGGGCAGATGGGACAAAGTTTGATCACCGTTTAATGCAGGCAGCTATACCAGTGTTACAATTAGGTCGCCGAGCGTTGCCAAACCAAATACCTTGTTTGCTGATAAGAATATCTATCAGCGTGGTTATCTTGCAAGCGGCAAGTGACACTAATGCCACCCTGCGCTGATATGCGGACTTCAAGATTTAGGACAGATACACCAATTACAAGCTTGTGATAGGACGAttggttgatttgtttttcgtttttaagtGCTTTATCTGTCTCTGTTCGGGTGCTGTTTGCAACATCTGAGCCTTTTGTGTACCGGGTATCCCGAGATACTTTAACGCGTTCCCATAtaattttgttcttgttctgaGGCGTACACACGCTAGCGCAGGGTTACTGCTGCCAAACTGCGTACTACGTTTTCGTATGGCTAGGGCAGGACGGGATTGAAGTATACGGGATGGAACGTACAGGAATAGAGAGGAAAGGAGGTTGGGGACTTCGAAACCATAGAGAATGATTGAGAAGATGAATAAGCCCTGGATCAGGATGGAAGAGAATGGTGATCACACATGTCTGACAAGACTTCTATATAGAACCCCTTAAATACACGGGATCGGAAATCTTGTTCTAGTCCCGAAGTTTTTTGTGCTTGCTCCACATCTTTGTTGACACGTTCCCAtatatttattgtttcttcTACAGatgtttgatttcgttttggtatgTTAGAACTTAGAGTGAATCAATAGTAACCTTACCCACCTAATACAGACTAAATataaacatttccatcatatctttacagacggctccatTCACCAGGACTTAGCCGGGTGTGGGATCCATTCAAGTCTCGAAAACTGTGCCATCGAATTTCCTAATCACACTTCCATCTTCTCTGCTGAAGCAATAGCTATCCAACAAGCCGTTGATGGACTACAGGCCGACCGACtgaacgtcatcttcatcgacagtgccagtgttctggccgCCCTGGAATACGCTATCTCTAGAGACACCTACATTCAGCTCcaagactccatacctgcgtCCCCAACAATCTTTTCCTGCTGGATTCTGGGTCACTCCCAAATTAACGGTAATGAGAAGGTTGGTCGTCTGGTCAACAGATCATCGGCTTGGTCCAACAGAAgcacacaacaccctttcccGCCGAGATGCCATCCGTATTATCAACACCATAGTCTCCTAACACTGGAACACCTcttggcacaacgtagacctcagcgaCAAACTCCGTctcatcaagcacaacactgTTTCATGGGACGGAATCGAATCCAGCCAACACGAACGAGGCCTATCCCGCCTTCGTATCGGTCATAACCGCCTTACACATTCCTCTCTCCTAGACGGATCAAGTCCTTCACTCTGCGGATCTGACGTAGGTATCACTGTccaccacatcctcaccgattgccatggatacactaCACAACGAGACGCCTGCCTACTAGGCACCGATTACGCGACAATCGTATCATCCCTGACAAACTGCATCAGAACCGTCTTATTAGATTTTGACcgccttattagatttttagtTTTGCATTAGCATTAGAATAGAAAACGATATAAAAAATCAGTAGTGGATACCAAAAACGGTGTCAAAAAAATTACCCCCAGGCAACGAGATCTAACAGATATGGGTACGCGGCAAAAAACCATagaaaagtgaacaaaaattgCTGCTTGCAGCTTCAATTAGCACCTCGTGCTCGTTCGATCTTCCCCTGTATTCCGCACCTTCCATGCTTTACTTACCAAAATAATGCTGTCCGGAGCCGCCACAATGCTTCCAGTGTTTCGGTCTGTTCGTCTCCGGTAGCAGACCAGCAGTGGACGATGTTGATGATAAACTGCTTGTGCTCAGCTGACGAGCAGCGACAGCCCCGGATCGTACATTTGCCCTGAACAAACGTGCGGTCGATGtgatcatcgtcgtcgttgtgtTACGATAAGGGAAGGCACATGTTTGCACAATAATACTGGAAGAGGTCGCATAGCCGTGCGATGTtcgtggtggtagtggtgttgTTATTGCTACCACCGCGCCACGTGAAATCCGGTTCTGGAAGCAGATGCGTACGAAACGATGGACGGGTGGCGCTTGCATCGTTCTGTGCGTAGTAATGAAGGGGAAGGAGGGAGGAAGTAAATGTTATTCATTGTCAAGAACAGGTGCAAGCAGGACAGCAAGCAAACGGGTTTATGATCAATGGATGCaacgaaaaactaaaaaagcGATATTTATTGATGCGTGCGTTGTGCGTTTACATCTGTGTTTACATCTCACCCGATATATATTAAGTACACTTTTTCGACACACCGAATATGTATAAAGTTTACGAAACACCTACACCTGATGTATGTTAGGCTGAAAACTGTTTGAtagcacacaggcacacacttTCTTCTTGTAATTCACTGGTAACTGGTTCGTAGTAGTGATCGGAACGCTGCTAAATTGATAAGAACGTCAAGCTGATAAAACACGCTGGCCCCTGATATAACTTGACACGAAAACTCGGTACGCCCTTTTCAGTGTTGTTGGCACACCCCATACGCACAGGGCCGTCGTTCGGTAGCTACTGAGTGCCGTTACCGTGCAGAGTTTCGCGCTCGCACCCTCGTGAGGTAGGCGACCTCTACCAGGGTTGAACTTGTGTACCGTTTTTCGCAGAAGGTTAACAAATCCCCGtcgacgacgaagacgaccGTGTGGAACTAAAAATACACGCGGATTAATCCGATCCTGCCGATTGCCTTCTACTGCCCCTATCCGTACCTTTTATTgccttttccttttgttttcgatttttttgcgCATATTTCGTGTAATTTTTaacggtgtgtgtgcgtgcgttctACAACTacgtgctgttttttttgtttataaaattactttttaaaGTGCCTGTGCGGTTAAGTGTTGTGCATGTTGACGTTTACACACGTTTGAAAGGtgcaattaaattattctcCTCGTGTCAGCGCTCTAATTGGACACCACCAGTGCGCCGGCGCTTAAAGTCgggtaatgttttgtttacggAAATTTAGCTCCAACACCCCcaactaaaacacacacacacacacacacacacacacacacacacacacacacacacacacacacacacacacacatacacacacacacacacatccacatccACAGTGGCCCCTGTTGCGGTGAGTCTCGAATGGATGTTAGTGATAGGGTGTCGGCCCAACACAGGAATGTGTAGCGACGGGTGTCGCGAACgatgaatgaattttttttttactacgcATACGTGCACCCCCCCCCAAATGCGACCCAATCTTTCGTACAGTGTGTGACCAATGTTGAGCGTAcgacactgttttttttttctccacgaACCGATGATATTATTGCTTGTCCAATGGTGCCACATTGTTGTACGCTTCTATCTCGCGTATAATACGCCAAGCATCTTGGTACAAGTGGGCCGCCACCGTTGGGATCGTTGCTAAGGAAAACCGAAGAAAAAGCATAAGTTACTTGTTTACACTACGTAGTTTATGGTTCGGTAAACAGTAAGGCGTACCTGTAAAGAACACGAACATATCGCCACGCCCGGTCGGTGTGTGCAAACCTTCGCCTTTAAAAAAGATCCTCGGCGGATGTGCCAACAGTACGGTCGGATTGATATAGATCGTAAGCGTCTTCGAATCGATCGTCTGCACCTGCACGATACCACCGAACATGGCGGTAGACAGTGGTACCGGCATGTCGCAGACCAGATCGTTACCGACCACGGTAAAGACTTTGTGCGGGGCAAGGTGAAGCTTGACCATCACATCACCCTGCCCCAGTTCCGTCTCGTGCCCGTACCCCTTGAGCATGATGCACGTGCCGTGGCGCGTGTACTGCTGTATCGGCACCACCAATGAGGCCTGCTGGGTTATGGACCGCCCGTCGATGTAACGCATCCGTTGGTAGTTTATGGTTTTCTGCATGCcgaaaaaaatctcttccagCGTTACGGACGCTTCcaagtgttgcaccggtatcgATTGTGTGGTCCAAAGTTTGCCGTTCAAAACGATCATAAAGTGAtggttgtgtttatttgtgtgtgcccTTTAGTGTTGGGATTagtaaaataaagaataaGATATTTATaccatttgtgtttgtgtgtgtttgtgtgtgtgtgtgtgtgtgtgtgtgtgtgtgtgtgtgtgtgtgtgtgtgtgtgtgagccatGGTAGAGGTGAATCACAGTACCTCTATTCTCAACCAAACCCTCCCCCCTCCTCCTTCCTACTCCTTCCCCTCCCTCCCAACCAACTACACATTGCATACTTACTGGAAGAGCTCCACGCATTTTCCACTAAACACATAGTTTGGGTAACCATCTTTGTGTATGCCCAAGTTATAGAGACAGCGTAGCTCCGGGTTGTCTAATCAAGATTATCgttggcaataaaaaaaaaacacaagaacaAATCAAGATGCAAAGGTTAAAGTGTGAATGGGGGTAAAGAGGCACTCTTTGCTTGCATGCGGTTTGACCTACATAGGACCTCGATCGCTTCATTTACGGCCAGCCAGTACTGCGACTGTGTGAGACGCTTGACGGGGAACGTATCCGGATCGTATTCGGTGAAATTTGGATGACACATTGGAGCTAATCGTCGATAGCTGCGCGATAGGGAacaagagagaaaagagaaacgAACGTTTTACACTCCTTTCGTCCACTCTTAGACCACTCTTCCAACTTACGCTGCAAGTATCACTGAAATCGGTGCATCTTCCGGTACACCGAGAATTTCGTAGTGGTTATTTGGAAGCATAGTGATTGAAATTATAGATATAGAGTGGTCAAATTTCGTGAacggatgaagaaaaaaaaacgcacagagGCACATACGCACCGCACCGCAGCCTGCTTAGAACCGGAAAGACTCGGTGAAAATTCTAAACTCTTTATAGGCAAATCAGTCAAGTCATCTTGCTGTTTGTCAATGTTGTCAGATGCTTTCCATGATGCGCCGCCCTACACAGCTATGCGCATTAAGATAAAAAATGCGTAGGGATGCATCAAATGGGTGAGTgatgtggaagaaaaatacaagctgaaagagaaattaatttacaaaaacGAAGAACGACGCGAGATATGTTTTAGAATATTTGGTTTGCcggtttgattttaattaaatattcaaattagccggtaaaaaaaggtaaacaatacGCAATTGTCGCTGAGGATGACATTTGACACCTCTAATTAGCTGGACATGTAAATGTTTACTTCGAGGGGGTGGCAAAAGCATGAgcggaaatgttttttttccgctaGCAATAGCaaaagtgcacacacacaaaaaaaacaccattttttatagcttttttcacaacaaaatattatttttattgaacgcGTCAATTAACTAGATTTTGATTGaattgtttaattgttttgtccCGCCAACCTTTTGACACCtttccttgtgtgtgtgtgtgtgtgactggttatttttctttcgacCCATTTTCTGAATGTGTATTATTTGAACTTGTTGTTACATGgtttatgttgttttgcttcgcaATTGCAGCATTACATTTTGCAAAACGGATTCATTTAAAATAGTCCCTCTCCCGCTTGTTCTGTCCGATCGGTTCGTTTTGCTAATAATTATACACTTATCCTAGGACACCGGCGTATCCTGTCAGTAATGGACTACCTAGCCTGGGGAAGTAATTAGACGAGAGTTGCCCAAtataaaaagaagataaaaaattgTATGCCTCTTTCACACATCGTAACAGCAGACCGATCCTCCCTTCTTCTCGCCCCTTGTTGAAAaggggtttggttttttttcttggttttctgttctctttttttgtcaatTTCGTTTATCTTAattgttcactttttttttgttcgttttataCAAAGATGTCTTAAAATTTGGATTATTAAAtgtataattttatattagttttgttgttgttttaaatttgtctTACGTTTCCAGTAGTTACTGGCCTTGGCCATCGTgggttttcgattttttgttagtttcgCGTTTCGATATTAAATatccaggggggggggggggggggtttagaGTAGTGTTCAAAAATTGGATTACCGTTGACTTCACATACACGTACAATAATCTCGCGCACAGCCACACGCGAGTATGAACGGTTCGTGTGGGATTATGAGATTACGACCTTTGATTATACTCAGCCACCATGTCCGGCTGATGATGAgatgtttaaaagaaaaatggaaacagggggaggaaaaaaacacaaaaccaaaacaaattaaattttattcaatgtaacaatttttgtttgtttgttttgtttgctgctccATTTGGTATACCCTTCAATTATCTTCCAATTCTACACCTGTATCACCAgtagttgttttttctttagaGATCATGCGAAACCGTAACAAGACTGACCTGCACACttaacattaaatttaatctaATACTTTCTAAAATGAgatttggtttgtttcgcCCGTTTCATCTGTTCGTAACTCTTTGCCTTTGACCTCATTCCACCGCGTATGCCGGGAAATTGGGGGAGGCACCGTATATGATTAAAACGTTCAAAAAATCTGCTAATGTATACAAATCGCCTTTGGTAtatatgtgagtgtgtgtgtgtgtgtggtgtcgtTTAAAATCCCTACTACTGACATTACGCGTAGTCAACTGATATCGGAAGAAGTTCCACGGAACGGAAGAGTGGTTTGAACGTTGCGTTTTGTGTCCTCGAAACGGGTGACTAGCAAATATTCAATGGACAAACACTACAGACCGGCATTTGCATCCGAGATTGTTTTTCCGGGAGCAGTGTAACTGGAGTTTGTCTTTTCgagcgctctctctctctctctctctctctctctctctctctcttatccCTTGAGAGATTCTAACAGAAGCACTAAAACATAACTAAAACAATGCCGCATTTCGCTTGCTATCCTGGTTTTGTGTAGACGTAAGTTGACTTGTTGAGTAAGGCACCGTTAGATTCTTTGTTTGTCtttaattttggtttttgaaaacaaaaattcatacGCTAGAAGCTGCCTGACGCCTGACTGAGCACGTAAAAGGAAGAGGGACGTTGACATCGTGCAATAATGTGTTGCAATCTTTCGAATGGCAGCGTAGAGAGAAAAATCAAATATCTAATCTGCTAACATATCGCTCATTGGGCCCTACACACCTGTATTAAACGATCTTGTGGACTTAAGTTGGTGCAACGTGGTGCATTTACGTAAAGAGTACACGAGGAAGGTGCAGTTTTTCCTGAAGTTAAGCCAGCAGCAGTGTTTGTAATGGTTGGACGAGTATGCGGTCTATTCTTTCTTGTACCTCCTCCTTTTCAAGCCTCCAGAAGCCGTGTAATTTGCTCTCCCGTCTGCATTCCTATTGGTTAATTTATGTGATCGTTGTGTGATGCGTTGAAAGATGGAAAATGAGAACTAGCGAGAGTGAGTGAGCTCTCTTCTttaagtttcctttttttcccattttcctttcacatCTGTACGCTTTGGTGGTGGCAAGCTCTTGAGCTATCTGGACAAAACAACTCAAACCCCTTCAGCTTGACGCGGTAGTGCGTGTAAACATAGCTACGGCATGTTTGTCACGTGTCCTGAATATGTACAAACTCAGCTACGGTCACATCGGCCTATACCAGTATATCAACTTACGGATGAATTTTTATCTAACTTTGGCTTGCAACATTTCACTctgctgttgtttggttttagttcagtttttcttttcaaatataaataaattttataacattCGAGTCTGCTGCAACTCTCTACAGCGCCTATCCAAAGCAGACAGAACCCTTACGGTATactcaatcaatcaaaacctCCAGAATGAAGATATCCTTAAAACCTACATCCTTTTCGTGTCACACTCTGCTCAGCTCAATTGGGTTGCCTTTGGCATAAAACcgtttttgattgatttttttttttttttggggggtttaTTGAGAGTATCGAGTCCTTGCTCTGGCTTGCTAACAATCTTTCGATACTCCCATGCGAATTTCTCCAAACTAGACTAGACTAGATCTACCTTGTAGCCCGCCCCAAACCCTAATCGATTCGCTACCCCTTAGTTTACAAACTCGTTGCATGTCATTTCGCTGAAGTAGTTACCCAGCGGTGAGTCGACGGCATGGTCAGAGTAGGATGACGATTCGTAGTACGACGGATGGAAGGTGGTACCGATCGGCAGGCTGTATCCGGGATCTCCTCCACCGTCACCAGGGCCAGGCCCACTGGTATCCCATGCCTGGGAAGGACTAAGCGTGTCCACGTCGGATTCGTACGCATTGAGCGATTCCATCACGAGCTGCTGCACCGTACCATTCGACTGGGCAGGTACTTGCTGGGACTGGtgggtttgttgttgctgccgctgctgctgatgctcctGGAGCTGCAGcgaatgatggtgatggaggtggtgttggttgTGGTGGTCTGGCGGACTATGGCTAGCTGACGTAGGACTACTGTTGAAAAACACCTCCGAAAACTTGCCAATTTCCGTCGAGCCAAATGCCTGTTGGAAACCGGGCAGTGGTGTGATGTGCTGCAACGGAAAAAGAAATAGCATTAATGGTGTGCTCTGCTTTGCAACTTGTGCCACCGTCGCGTGTCTTTGGGAGTGAAAGAGTGTGTTAGATGGGATGGAGTGAGTGTTTTGGGcattaaaatcaatatctATTTTTAAACGGCCGATCATGCCACTGGTGGTGAAGGTAGCATACTTTGTTTTCTGCCGCTGGTGCTGTCGTCGGTGGTGAAGctccgtttgtttgtttctctctACTTTCGGCGGATGATTTCGTTTCCTTCGATTGCCTGCCGCCGGAGGGTGTCTGCTTTTTCGTGCGTCGGGCAGGGCCCGCGGTACGGCTCGGGGACGCTGTGTTGGCGTTTTCCAATTCGTTGCTTTCCTGGAAGCACAGGAAGTGAACAATTTGTGAGTAATTTCGTACGTTTGAGGAGTGTTGGGTGATTGCGTAGGTTGTATAGAAAAAAAGTCGGACATTCAGCCCAAACAAAATATTGGAggatgtttttaaatattgcttACAATTGGTTGGGGTCCTTGTGATTTGTTGTAGATTTAGTTTTGTTTAGTAGTTGTTAGTTTTAGAGGATGACAATAAGAGTGGCAATGTTTTTatagtgttttaaaatattttttgacccggggcggcccggtgatgCAGGCGAccgcggcaccggtcttcaaacgacaggacatgggtgcaaatcccatccggaccgtccgtCTCCACGtagggaggactgactatccaactaggtGTTtttggcaagtctagtaaaccattcgatggctggcatgagcttagaggtcattaagccaagaagaatatatttttaaaatttttggaataataattttaatttttttaggatgaatgttcataaataaatagtttttgATAATCTGTTAGTTTTTTGTCCTAAATCCGTAAAGCAAATTAAcaattcaaacaacaaaaacaaagtaaataaataactgtTATAAATTAGCAACATTAGCAGGAATTAGCAAGCACGTGCAAGGCATAACGCACCAAAAGAAATAGCATGTTCAATAGCTTGCATGAGCGTTCGCTAGCGCCCAATAGATGGCGCTACTATATTCAACGTAAAGTGTTTGGATGGATGAGCGGGATAAATGTGAAATGATATTTTGCGTACGAAATGAAAACCGTAAGGACGAGTAGTAAATGCAAAGtagacaaacaaatatttacgaaatttttgttgcaaatgatAAGTGTTTGACCCTTAAACAGTCGCTTAAAAATATAACACTCACCTTTCTACCATTACTTCCATCCTTAGCTTTCAATCCGTTGGCAGTTGAGTATTTTCTCATTCGTCCCGGAAACTGATCTTCTTCAGGCCAGCACAAAttctgaaacaaaaacacaatattacttcaaacaaactcaaacgtcttgtttcaattttggttaaataaaaaagaaatcggTTAAAAAACGCAATTTATTCTACAaatgaacaaatttttaaacccGTTTTTCGTGTTAAAACTTTTACAATTTGCATCCCACTTCgtatatttgttttccttgccCATCGcaaatctctttctctctctctctctctctctctctctctctttctcgggGGCCTAAAAGCTCCCCGGCACGCAGCCAGAAGCAACAAGTGCTCTATGCATGTCCCACATAAGTTTATCactatttttgtttacaaacaggAGATGAATGGTATGGTAGCAGTGAGTAGAGCATATAATTTTGAGTAGCgcaagagaaagagcgagaatacaacgacaacaacaatgaGAGTGGAGCatggttggaaaataatttgcgCGAGTTCCGCGGCTGAGCAGTGCTCTCTCGCGGGCGCTCTCGTTTGCCCTTAACATAGTTTTCTGTGTAAtggatattgtttttttgttttatagtaCGCAGGATGGACGGCTCGCAACGCACTCTTTCGGCAGGCAGGGCTTCTCGGTTTCCTTAAATGTCTTTGAGTGTAGAGAGTttgtttaaatcaattttaaaactattttgtaCCATCATGATGAGAAACAGTGTCATACAAAAGACCTTAACTTCCAGAAGAGATCTTTCCCCGATGATATTCAGCGCTATCTTATCGTTGGAGTTGTTTTACAAGAGATTTCGTAGTTCAAAGACTACGTCTTTGAAAAGTCCTCCCATTTGAATGGGTCTAGTAGTCCAGGCTTCATCTACCAAGTGATGTTATAGCCGTCAGGTAAGAGATTTTTTGATTGTTTATATTATAGAGACTTTGGGACTTGAAGACCTCATTCGCCTCTTGCCATCTAAGACAAGAGGTCCACCAAGAAACCTGCTCGCCCGAAGGGTCTCTTCTACCAAATTCCGCGCAGTTAAAGATTATCTCTAATCAAGCTAGGACCCTACCACGGAAGGTGTTTTATCGTTGAAAACACCTTGTAGTGTCCTCCCATGGGTTTCGGTAAGAGTCATGCCCAAAGTAACTTCTGCATAGTCCTCTTCGGGGTCTAGATCCACCACTGCCACTCATACGTAGTGACATTGTGCCAGTGTCGCTTCATTTGCAATACATTCAGAGTCTCTCTCGTTTATGTAGGAATGCGTCTGTTTTTTCCACACCTATGTCCTGTTAAAAAGCATTCTGAGCACTTTTGTCTCGATTTTAACTTCTGATGCTATAAATGTTCCACCTTTGTCTGTCGCCACATGTGTTTCAAAGCATGGATATCGTTTCGAAAGAAAATTTGCCAATTCTAATCACCGCGAGGCGCTTTTATATTGAGAAATACTTTCAAACGTTACTCCATGTGCATATTTGGATTCAATCGATCGCAGACGGACCAACGAACAGAACTCCCGGGATGACGAACGTCAAGGATAAAAAAAGCCCTCCGCCTCGGATGACGAAAGTTGCATGACGAAGGACATTGCGGAATTACGCGATATCGGGGAAATGGCTGAAACATAGAGGTCGTAAGCAAGCAGGCAGGCTGGCGTGACTGCGTCCCCATACGTGGGCAGTGACGAAATAACGCCGAAAAACCTACGCACCTCCTAGGCACGGCCCAGTTGCCCAGTGCTCGATCGATCGCAGAaatgcgataaaaaaaaagcttcagaCAGAAGACGCGAAACGTTGCTTGCAGCCTGAATCGATCCGGCACGATGGTACGCTGTTGGATTGGAAGGCGATTACTGGTTAGCTGGGCTAGAACCGTACACCCCACAGGAACACATGCCCCAACACCACATAGAAGCATGCTTTTCAGCGGGACATTTGCGTTCTTGCCACACCAACACTACCGCAAtcgtgcaaacaaacaaactagagagagaaaggatgaGAAAagcagagagaaaaacaaacaaaaaggacaACATTTCGCGACTCCTCGAGTAAGGGATACTctccgcgtgtgtgtgctgccgTCTGTGTGCCGGTAGCGTCGAGCATCCTTGGTGCCCCGCGGAAGGAAGCGAGCTGGTTTGGCCCATTTTTACTGCGCAGGATCGATAATGGTTCGCCGATCCGATCCGAAATTCACcaggcagtagcagcagccgTCGTGTGATGTGCCTTCGACGACACAGCTACGGACACATgtcaaaaaggggaaaaaacggaCACCGGATCGATCGTTGCGGATGGAAATGGGAGATAAAAGGAACACAGTCGCGAGAcgtacgagtgtgtgtgtgtgtggaaaagtaGGAGGAAATGGTGCTGGTAAAAGGATTTT encodes the following:
- the LOC126560893 gene encoding uncharacterized oxidoreductase YjmC, giving the protein MQAPPVHRFVRICFQNRISRGAVVAITTPLPPRTSHGYATSSSIIVQTCAFPYRNTTTTMITSTARLFRANVRSGAVAARQLSTSSLSSTSSTAGLLPETNRPKHWKHCGGSGQHYFDQSQRRTMSSSAAAKQGLVAVDEARRFMVDCLVRAKTPLAHAKQQADLLVEADYRGHFSHGMNRLEMYINDLHKNACSGEAVPTVLNETPATAWVDGNNGLGAVVGNFCMDLAIRKAKEVGVGWVCAKRSNHYGIAGWYTLRAMNAGCIGMSMTNTSPLASPTRSKEAALGTNPISVGAPGKDGDGFVLDMATTAVAVGKIEMQRRKNEPIPVGWAQGPDGHPTTDACVAFDTACLMPLGGTELTSGYKGYGLGAMVEVFCGILSGANYATKIRKWTHAGADSEADLGQCFVAINPACFAPGFEGRLSDLNSILRNMPMTDPNHPVLVAGDPERIHMAKVDQDGGLPYHVNQIKTCTELSERLGVKPIEVI
- the LOC126560894 gene encoding chaperone protein DnaJ 2-like; the protein is MLPNNHYEILGVPEDAPISVILAAYRRLAPMCHPNFTEYDPDTFPVKRLTQSQYWLAVNEAIEVLYNPELRCLYNLGIHKDGYPNYVFSGKCVELFQAHTNKHNHHFMIVLNGKLWTTQSIPVQHLEASVTLEEIFFGMQKTINYQRMRYIDGRSITQQASLVVPIQQYTRHGTCIMLKGYGHETELGQGDVMVKLHLAPHKVFTVVGNDLVCDMPVPLSTAMFGGIVQVQTIDSKTLTIYINPTVLLAHPPRIFFKGEGLHTPTGRGDMFVFFTATIPTVAAHLYQDAWRIIREIEAYNNVAPLDKQ